One genomic segment of Natrialbaceae archaeon AArc-T1-2 includes these proteins:
- a CDS encoding inorganic phosphate transporter: MTEVLLFVGLLVAVFVGYNIGGATTGPAFGPAVGANVITKVAAAALMSVFFFVGAATIGPQVVDTLGNELVYDTAVFTTRANVAVLFFIGGALFLGNYAGVPASTSMTAVGAIAALGLATGELNWAVLGEIAAWWIVAPVVGFWISGVVGRYFYTTINEWIAIEQEPDREEPMVRVAVDGGVPRLETTGEVDRRKGVGAAVVVAIGCLMAFSSGTSNIANAVAPIYGTGEFDMLTLVLIGSGAVAIGAFTIARRTLDTLGNDITNLPLTAAIVVAIISSGIVIGLSWIGIPASFVVIATMSIVGLGWGRATRTTTLPDAARGEETPVSVGALTVEGEGETSPAIGEEEVEDIPQASELFDPSTTARVIIMQNVVPIISTVGAFLTFRFLPVFGI; encoded by the coding sequence GTGACGGAAGTACTGTTGTTCGTAGGGCTCCTCGTCGCGGTCTTCGTCGGCTACAACATCGGGGGTGCGACCACCGGTCCAGCGTTCGGACCGGCCGTGGGTGCGAACGTGATCACGAAAGTCGCCGCAGCGGCACTAATGTCCGTGTTCTTCTTCGTCGGCGCGGCCACGATCGGGCCACAGGTCGTCGACACGTTAGGGAACGAACTCGTCTACGACACCGCAGTCTTCACGACGCGAGCGAACGTCGCCGTCCTCTTTTTCATCGGCGGTGCGCTGTTTCTCGGCAACTACGCGGGTGTGCCGGCGTCGACGTCGATGACTGCCGTCGGCGCCATCGCCGCGCTCGGGCTGGCGACGGGCGAGCTCAACTGGGCCGTCCTCGGTGAGATCGCGGCCTGGTGGATCGTCGCCCCGGTCGTCGGCTTCTGGATCTCGGGGGTCGTCGGGCGGTACTTCTACACGACGATCAACGAGTGGATCGCCATCGAGCAAGAGCCCGACCGCGAGGAGCCGATGGTACGCGTCGCCGTCGATGGCGGCGTTCCGCGACTCGAGACGACGGGCGAGGTCGACAGACGGAAAGGCGTCGGCGCGGCAGTCGTCGTCGCCATCGGCTGTCTGATGGCCTTTTCCTCGGGGACGAGTAACATCGCAAACGCCGTCGCCCCGATCTACGGCACCGGCGAGTTCGACATGCTCACGCTGGTCCTGATCGGGTCTGGGGCCGTCGCCATCGGCGCGTTCACGATCGCCCGTCGGACCCTCGATACGCTCGGCAACGACATCACGAACCTGCCACTTACCGCAGCGATCGTCGTCGCCATCATCAGCTCGGGGATCGTCATCGGCCTCTCGTGGATCGGCATCCCGGCCAGTTTCGTCGTCATCGCGACGATGAGCATCGTCGGGCTCGGCTGGGGGCGGGCGACCCGGACGACGACGCTTCCCGACGCTGCGAGAGGCGAAGAGACACCCGTCTCAGTGGGCGCGCTCACGGTCGAGGGAGAAGGCGAGACTTCACCGGCGATCGGCGAAGAGGAAGTCGAGGATATCCCCCAGGCCTCGGAGCTGTTCGATCCCTCGACGACGGCGCGGGTGATCATCATGCAAAACGTCGTGCCGATCATCTCGACGGTCGGGGCGTTTCTCACCTTCCGGTTTCTTCCGGTCTTTGGGATCTAG
- a CDS encoding DUF7472 family protein, which produces MPDREQLTEIVVAVGSVFLMIGVMIVIGTNYGTNAGLTEEGGTALVGAIVGFILLLTVVGVGLAFVLNDPEDGIEEDTNGEATA; this is translated from the coding sequence ATGCCCGACCGGGAACAACTCACCGAGATCGTCGTCGCCGTCGGCTCCGTCTTCCTGATGATCGGCGTCATGATCGTCATCGGGACGAACTACGGCACGAACGCCGGTCTCACTGAAGAGGGCGGAACGGCACTCGTCGGCGCGATCGTCGGGTTCATCCTGCTTTTGACGGTCGTCGGCGTCGGATTGGCGTTCGTGCTGAACGATCCGGAAGACGGCATCGAAGAGGACACAAACGGCGAAGCGACGGCCTGA
- a CDS encoding SWIM zinc finger family protein, translated as MNTRASPKTTLSLPTDRRLEKRSYRARTEPMSVLALGDGLYEVESSSGHTYLVDLEAGRCTCPDHTFRGVRCKHVRRVAIEITEGRVPPPGQVAVECTDCDTVVFVDEDASGPFYCDEHTIVPGDTVRDRETGDRLTVVDVSPLRADRVRIPSADCTVAEYPTNERYADDEPVVGAVYPYARLERTGVVPPSLRVYVFPRTRLQNVSP; from the coding sequence ATGAACACACGAGCGTCACCGAAAACTACGCTGTCCCTGCCAACCGATCGCCGACTCGAGAAGCGGTCCTACCGGGCACGGACGGAACCGATGTCGGTCCTCGCACTCGGGGACGGACTGTACGAAGTCGAATCGAGCAGTGGACACACCTACCTGGTCGACCTCGAGGCCGGCCGGTGTACGTGTCCGGATCACACGTTCCGCGGCGTCCGATGTAAACACGTCCGGCGAGTTGCGATCGAGATCACCGAAGGACGCGTTCCGCCGCCGGGGCAGGTCGCCGTCGAGTGCACCGATTGCGATACCGTGGTGTTCGTCGACGAGGACGCGTCGGGCCCGTTCTACTGCGACGAACACACCATCGTGCCGGGTGACACCGTCCGCGACCGGGAGACCGGCGATCGACTCACCGTCGTCGACGTCTCGCCACTTAGAGCGGATCGCGTTCGGATTCCGTCGGCCGACTGTACGGTCGCGGAGTACCCGACGAACGAACGCTACGCCGACGACGAACCCGTCGTCGGTGCCGTCTATCCCTACGCTCGCCTCGAGCGAACCGGCGTCGTACCGCCTTCGCTTCGGGTGTACGTCTTCCCACGGACGCGCCTGCAGAACGTGTCGCCGTAG
- a CDS encoding DUF2157 domain-containing protein: MDRDELETEVEEWVEDGIIGRDQAEEILARYDEDDDSRLAVVISLMGAVLVGAGVLWYLVGNWEALPRWLRTVLVILAPIGFAGAGDVLARDRTPRVGHALWTLGAAFVGPSLFLLADLWALEFDLEWLLLAWAALALPAGHVRRSRPTTALALFVLAGAVATLEAPTDLPIAVGSLGVIVLALGIRYRVRTERELADAYRLVGTTVLLATLLFFAIEDWNYERLALEPSAVALAMGFGTVVAVAGTGYLGRTGAASRLEVGWAAAGAAALLVSAASISLVPAFPSALALLVVHVSVLAVLVATVAVAVDVASSALVNLAAVGLFVQVVLFLGATIVDAVSGAAALVLSGLALLALAVGLERGRRTVLERMRGSEPTGAGNGPFATGDDAEE; this comes from the coding sequence ATGGACCGCGACGAACTCGAAACGGAGGTCGAGGAGTGGGTCGAGGACGGAATCATCGGCCGCGATCAGGCCGAGGAGATTCTCGCCCGGTACGACGAGGACGACGACTCGCGGCTGGCTGTCGTCATCTCGCTGATGGGCGCGGTCCTCGTCGGCGCCGGCGTCCTGTGGTACCTCGTGGGAAACTGGGAGGCGCTGCCTCGCTGGCTCCGGACCGTCCTGGTGATTCTCGCTCCCATCGGCTTCGCCGGAGCCGGCGACGTGCTCGCGCGCGACCGTACGCCCCGGGTCGGCCATGCGCTGTGGACCCTCGGTGCAGCGTTCGTCGGCCCGTCGCTGTTTCTGCTTGCGGACCTCTGGGCGCTCGAGTTCGACCTCGAATGGCTCCTTCTCGCGTGGGCCGCACTGGCGCTTCCCGCCGGCCACGTCCGTCGTTCTCGACCCACGACTGCGCTCGCCCTGTTCGTTCTCGCGGGCGCCGTCGCCACGCTCGAGGCACCGACCGACCTCCCGATCGCCGTCGGCTCGCTCGGCGTGATCGTCCTCGCATTGGGGATCCGATACCGGGTCCGAACCGAGCGCGAACTCGCCGACGCCTACCGGCTCGTCGGGACGACCGTCTTGCTCGCGACGCTTCTGTTCTTCGCGATCGAGGACTGGAACTACGAACGACTGGCGCTCGAGCCGTCGGCGGTCGCTCTCGCGATGGGGTTCGGGACCGTCGTCGCCGTCGCAGGGACGGGGTATCTCGGGCGGACGGGGGCGGCGAGTCGTCTCGAGGTCGGCTGGGCCGCGGCCGGGGCGGCTGCGCTCTTGGTTTCGGCCGCGTCGATCAGCCTCGTCCCGGCGTTTCCGAGTGCCCTCGCGTTGCTCGTCGTCCACGTCTCCGTACTCGCCGTCCTCGTCGCGACCGTCGCCGTCGCCGTGGACGTCGCCTCGAGTGCGCTCGTGAACCTGGCTGCGGTCGGCCTGTTCGTCCAGGTGGTGCTCTTTCTGGGGGCGACGATCGTCGACGCCGTCTCGGGAGCGGCAGCGCTCGTCCTCTCCGGACTCGCGTTGCTCGCACTCGCGGTCGGACTCGAGCGCGGTCGTCGAACCGTCCTCGAGCGAATGCGCGGCTCCGAGCCGACCGGGGCCGGTAACGGACCGTTCGCGACGGGAGACGATGCCGAGGAGTGA
- a CDS encoding nucleoside phosphorylase has product MATQPHLLIDEGDVADLALVPGDPGRVNRIADHCDDAETIAQNREYTVVNASYDGRELSICSTGIGSPSAAIAVEELAASGVETILRVGTTGALQAGIEIGDMIVATGAAKNEGTTRRYEAVEYPAVPDYEVLSALVDAAEDNQEDVHVGPIATDDAYYAETDEYVAEWEAAGLLAVEMEAAALFALARRKGLRAGAICTVDGNLVEGTQKGTDTEDEELPEKAKNNVARAIDITLEAATRL; this is encoded by the coding sequence ATGGCCACCCAGCCACACCTGCTGATCGACGAGGGCGACGTTGCCGATCTCGCGCTCGTCCCCGGCGATCCCGGACGCGTCAATCGCATCGCGGATCACTGCGACGACGCCGAGACGATCGCACAGAACCGCGAGTACACGGTCGTCAACGCGAGCTACGACGGCCGAGAGCTGTCGATCTGTTCGACGGGCATCGGCTCTCCTTCCGCCGCGATCGCCGTCGAAGAACTCGCCGCAAGCGGCGTCGAGACGATCCTCCGCGTCGGCACGACCGGCGCACTCCAGGCGGGGATCGAGATCGGCGACATGATCGTCGCGACCGGCGCGGCCAAAAACGAGGGCACCACGAGACGCTACGAAGCCGTCGAGTATCCCGCAGTTCCCGACTACGAGGTCCTCTCGGCGCTGGTCGACGCTGCAGAGGACAACCAGGAGGACGTCCACGTCGGCCCCATCGCCACCGACGACGCCTACTACGCCGAGACCGACGAGTACGTTGCAGAGTGGGAAGCGGCCGGATTACTCGCCGTCGAAATGGAAGCCGCCGCGCTCTTTGCACTCGCCCGCCGGAAGGGACTTCGCGCCGGCGCGATCTGTACCGTCGACGGCAACCTCGTGGAAGGAACCCAGAAAGGAACGGACACCGAAGACGAGGAACTTCCGGAGAAGGCAAAGAACAACGTCGCTCGAGCGATCGACATCACGCTCGAGGCCGCGACGCGACTGTAA
- a CDS encoding carbohydrate kinase family protein: MVTVLTSGHVNWDVTLRVDRLPEPDGEAAIRSQRSSGGGSAANVATALARLEVEAGLVGSVGDDDNGLLARRELTDEGVDLAGLRVLENAETAVKYLLVDDAGEVAVLGNDGANEAVRPADVDPDRVRMADHVHLTGQRPDTAAYIASVADEAGVSVSFDPGRRLADRDYDEALARADVVFVTDREAESILTEAYPGSTFSDRLVVVTHGSDGAHVHTPNGSIAHPGFDVESIDTTGAGDAFAAGFIATRLEGGDVERALEYANACGALAASREGARSAPTTAEVASFFADRF; encoded by the coding sequence ATGGTCACGGTGCTTACGTCGGGTCACGTAAACTGGGACGTGACCCTCCGCGTCGACAGGTTGCCCGAACCGGACGGCGAGGCTGCGATTCGCTCCCAGCGAAGCTCCGGGGGCGGCAGCGCGGCAAACGTCGCGACCGCCCTGGCTCGCCTCGAGGTCGAAGCCGGCCTCGTCGGTAGCGTCGGCGACGACGACAACGGCTTACTCGCCAGGCGAGAACTCACAGACGAAGGCGTCGACCTCGCTGGGCTGCGAGTGCTCGAGAACGCCGAGACGGCGGTGAAGTACCTGCTCGTCGACGATGCAGGGGAGGTCGCGGTGCTCGGCAACGACGGAGCCAACGAGGCCGTCCGTCCGGCTGACGTCGACCCGGATCGGGTCCGGATGGCCGATCACGTCCATCTCACGGGACAACGCCCCGATACCGCCGCCTACATCGCCTCGGTCGCCGACGAGGCCGGCGTCTCGGTCAGTTTCGACCCCGGCCGTCGGCTCGCCGACCGGGACTACGACGAGGCACTCGCCCGCGCGGACGTGGTCTTCGTCACCGACCGCGAGGCCGAGTCGATCCTGACCGAAGCCTACCCTGGTTCGACGTTCAGCGATCGACTCGTCGTCGTCACACACGGCAGCGACGGCGCACACGTCCACACCCCGAACGGCTCGATCGCTCACCCCGGCTTCGACGTCGAATCGATCGATACGACCGGGGCAGGCGACGCGTTCGCCGCCGGCTTCATCGCGACGCGTCTCGAGGGTGGCGACGTCGAACGCGCGCTCGAGTACGCAAACGCCTGCGGCGCGTTAGCCGCGAGCCGGGAGGGTGCACGGAGTGCGCCCACGACAGCCGAGGTGGCGTCGTTTTTCGCGGATCGATTCTGA
- a CDS encoding AI-2E family transporter: protein MAGTYPSAYAIARVNLRKGYLLALVTIFGGLSLLLVLPFLQYVLGAILVAFVLHPLQKRLAPVTSPTISALALVLLAIVGVLVPFVVVIGMVAGDAAQLVERIDPADLQVSELEETIEETTGYEVDLAQELAESAEEIATAVIDLSAAWLGLATHTLIGLGLTLFLLYYLLKDGTEFVAWLRETTPLPEEVQDDLYRELDEVMWAVLAGHVLIAIVEGVIAGLGLFVTGIPNATFWTFVMVILSLVPLIGAFLVWGPAVAYLVLTGEPLLAIGLFVYSAIVVGVADDYLRPIVVDRYAELSPAVIILGVLGGIYAFGVMGIFFGPVVLGAFAATLSVVDDYYDRLEDEPEAGSG from the coding sequence ATGGCAGGAACGTATCCCTCGGCGTATGCAATCGCGCGTGTGAATCTCCGGAAGGGGTATCTCCTCGCACTGGTCACGATCTTCGGGGGTCTCTCGTTGTTGCTCGTCTTGCCCTTTCTCCAGTACGTACTCGGGGCGATCCTCGTCGCGTTCGTCCTCCATCCGCTGCAGAAACGGCTCGCACCCGTGACGTCACCGACGATATCGGCGCTCGCGCTCGTGTTGCTCGCGATCGTCGGCGTTCTCGTCCCGTTCGTCGTCGTCATCGGCATGGTCGCCGGCGACGCCGCCCAGCTCGTCGAACGGATCGATCCCGCGGACCTCCAGGTATCCGAACTCGAGGAGACGATCGAAGAGACGACCGGCTACGAGGTCGATCTGGCCCAGGAACTCGCCGAGTCGGCAGAGGAGATCGCGACGGCCGTCATCGATCTGTCGGCCGCCTGGCTCGGTCTGGCTACCCACACGCTGATCGGGCTCGGTCTGACGCTTTTCTTGCTGTATTACCTGCTCAAAGACGGCACCGAGTTCGTCGCCTGGCTACGCGAGACGACGCCGCTTCCCGAGGAGGTTCAGGACGACCTCTATCGAGAACTGGACGAGGTCATGTGGGCGGTACTCGCTGGGCACGTCCTCATCGCGATCGTCGAAGGCGTGATCGCCGGCCTGGGGCTGTTCGTGACCGGCATCCCCAACGCCACGTTCTGGACGTTCGTGATGGTGATCCTGTCGCTTGTTCCGCTGATCGGAGCGTTTCTGGTGTGGGGGCCGGCCGTCGCCTACCTCGTTCTGACCGGCGAACCCCTGCTTGCGATCGGACTGTTCGTCTACAGCGCCATCGTCGTCGGCGTCGCGGACGATTACCTCCGGCCGATCGTCGTCGACCGATACGCCGAACTCAGTCCCGCCGTCATCATCCTCGGCGTCCTCGGCGGCATCTACGCTTTCGGCGTCATGGGTATCTTCTTCGGTCCCGTCGTGCTCGGCGCGTTCGCGGCGACGCTGTCGGTCGTCGACGACTACTACGATCGACTCGAGGACGAGCCGGAAGCGGGATCAGGGTAA
- a CDS encoding DUF547 domain-containing protein, which produces MSTQLDPISVAADLLYAVKTGGDVDSLRRRLATLERDRLSRALSSHRQRLAFWLNCYNAYVQLRLDAEPSGLEGGILARWKFRVRDRIPVAGVRLSLADIEHGMLRRSAHPWGLGYVPRPFPSSFERAFRLESVDPRIHFALDTGTENGPPITIYSPADCDEELEVATEWYVDENVRYDHDRETVRLPRLFLWYRGDFGGKRGIRELLARHGVIPAGSKPALEYEKRDWSIDVDP; this is translated from the coding sequence ATGTCGACTCAGCTCGATCCGATCTCGGTCGCAGCCGATCTGTTGTACGCAGTCAAAACGGGTGGCGATGTCGACTCGCTCCGACGGCGACTCGCCACGCTCGAGCGTGATCGACTCTCCCGTGCACTGTCCAGCCACCGACAGCGACTGGCGTTCTGGCTGAACTGTTACAACGCCTACGTCCAACTGCGTCTCGACGCGGAGCCCTCGGGACTCGAGGGCGGAATCCTCGCTCGCTGGAAGTTCCGCGTTCGCGACCGGATACCCGTCGCCGGCGTCCGGCTGAGTCTCGCCGACATCGAACACGGGATGCTCCGTCGTTCCGCCCACCCGTGGGGACTCGGTTACGTGCCGCGTCCGTTTCCGTCCTCGTTCGAACGCGCGTTTCGCCTCGAGTCGGTCGACCCCCGCATCCACTTCGCGCTCGATACGGGAACGGAAAACGGGCCGCCGATCACTATTTACTCGCCAGCCGACTGCGATGAGGAACTCGAGGTCGCGACCGAGTGGTACGTAGACGAGAACGTCCGCTACGACCACGACCGCGAGACCGTCCGCTTGCCGCGGCTGTTCCTGTGGTACCGCGGGGACTTCGGCGGGAAACGCGGCATTCGCGAACTGCTCGCGCGCCACGGCGTGATTCCGGCCGGCTCGAAACCGGCACTCGAGTACGAGAAACGGGACTGGTCGATCGACGTCGATCCGTGA
- a CDS encoding HalOD1 output domain-containing protein: protein MSKQLPRRPDDGNGRNCNEIRYDRDEDEPPSVAIATALARYHDEDVTAASTRLYDHVDPEALDALFANRYDGSRRRGGTVRFAVDDVTVVVRPERVRVYSDSGF, encoded by the coding sequence ATGAGCAAGCAACTTCCGCGCAGGCCCGACGACGGAAACGGCAGAAACTGCAACGAGATACGGTACGACCGAGACGAGGACGAACCGCCGAGTGTCGCCATCGCGACGGCGCTCGCGCGGTACCACGACGAGGACGTCACCGCGGCGAGTACGCGACTGTACGACCACGTCGATCCGGAGGCACTCGATGCGCTCTTTGCCAACAGATACGACGGGAGCAGACGGCGAGGTGGGACGGTCCGATTCGCCGTCGACGACGTGACCGTCGTCGTCCGACCCGAACGTGTCCGCGTGTATTCGGACTCGGGTTTCTGA
- a CDS encoding PGF-CTERM sorting domain-containing protein yields MRQTTRIGAVLVALLLVTSTGAAAFGATTASTGELTDDDIADKVYVDDDGSAVLVYEDEYDGDDDDVDELAGEFGLETETGLMHLFYDGEFEDDADDVDAELEAAMNPEEISVWGELVADAPEELEEFDVDIQSEQTETTSASNIDATVAAEADDPAAFSLDADADLEATASTFTTSGTVDVTTETTPGPDEHFEMTLTETAGSYELDVSQREAVHEFERDAWETPADAEATIESQYAMLAMSLGGTADVTLDDHAFEDDSGIVDVEYTVTLDGVKDQLSVMLAEQLAADQELDLDQNEAQAIADRITELHVDRVHVAAEMTDGELEYAEWDVEIDNYDEFVLGFVEIAESVDDVDDDLADQYDEVGDMLEAMDDADAAYTASMDLSADADGDLVTAEFGGETETKNYEQYVDELEQRELTEYVAETTFEFTAGLVGDEVEADLDYEATGEDLLDNTIEEMIDAATMGEDGDDEFVEALENFQDAEFEAAKMSLDADEDAFEFESAAAFEDLEAFESFPLETDDDLTVTAIHGVTDDDTTTAYVTVEEFVEADASEDDVRDHDRVDAETTIYMPGEGDREFPSIDEDHVRSFLDIPADDAEEEDGMPGFGGLAAVVALAAALIALRRQ; encoded by the coding sequence ATGCGACAAACGACCCGAATTGGTGCAGTACTGGTTGCCCTCCTACTGGTCACGAGCACCGGCGCAGCCGCGTTCGGTGCCACCACCGCGTCCACGGGGGAGCTCACCGACGACGACATCGCGGATAAAGTGTACGTCGACGACGACGGCAGTGCCGTGCTCGTCTACGAGGACGAGTACGACGGCGACGACGACGACGTCGATGAGCTCGCAGGTGAGTTCGGCCTCGAGACCGAGACGGGACTGATGCACCTGTTCTACGACGGCGAGTTCGAAGACGACGCCGACGACGTCGACGCGGAACTCGAAGCCGCGATGAACCCCGAGGAGATCTCCGTCTGGGGTGAACTGGTCGCCGACGCGCCGGAGGAACTCGAAGAGTTCGACGTCGACATCCAGAGCGAACAGACCGAAACGACCTCGGCGTCGAACATCGACGCGACGGTCGCCGCCGAGGCCGACGACCCGGCCGCGTTCTCGCTCGACGCCGACGCCGACCTCGAGGCGACAGCCTCGACGTTCACCACGAGCGGGACCGTCGACGTAACGACCGAGACGACGCCCGGTCCCGACGAACACTTCGAGATGACGCTCACCGAGACCGCCGGAAGCTACGAGCTCGACGTTTCCCAGCGCGAGGCCGTCCACGAGTTCGAACGCGACGCCTGGGAGACGCCAGCCGACGCCGAAGCGACCATCGAGAGCCAGTACGCCATGCTCGCGATGAGCCTCGGTGGAACGGCAGACGTCACGCTCGATGACCACGCCTTCGAGGACGACTCCGGCATCGTCGACGTCGAGTACACGGTGACTCTCGACGGCGTCAAAGACCAGCTGTCGGTGATGCTCGCCGAACAGCTCGCCGCCGATCAGGAGCTCGATCTCGACCAGAACGAGGCACAGGCGATCGCCGACCGGATCACCGAGCTACACGTCGATCGCGTTCACGTCGCCGCGGAGATGACCGACGGCGAACTCGAGTACGCCGAGTGGGACGTCGAGATCGACAACTACGACGAGTTCGTCCTCGGCTTCGTCGAGATCGCCGAATCCGTCGACGACGTCGACGACGACCTCGCAGATCAGTACGACGAAGTCGGCGACATGCTCGAGGCGATGGACGACGCCGACGCCGCCTACACGGCGTCGATGGATCTGTCGGCCGACGCCGACGGCGATCTGGTGACGGCCGAGTTCGGAGGCGAAACCGAGACGAAAAACTACGAACAGTACGTCGACGAACTCGAACAACGCGAACTCACGGAGTACGTCGCGGAGACGACTTTCGAGTTTACGGCCGGACTCGTCGGCGACGAGGTCGAAGCCGACCTCGACTACGAGGCGACCGGCGAGGACCTCCTCGACAACACCATCGAGGAGATGATCGACGCGGCCACGATGGGTGAAGACGGCGACGACGAATTCGTCGAGGCACTCGAGAACTTCCAGGACGCCGAGTTCGAGGCTGCGAAGATGAGCCTCGACGCCGACGAGGACGCATTCGAGTTCGAATCTGCCGCCGCGTTCGAAGACCTCGAGGCGTTCGAGAGCTTCCCGCTCGAGACCGACGACGACCTCACGGTGACGGCGATACACGGTGTGACAGACGACGACACGACGACCGCCTACGTGACCGTCGAGGAGTTCGTCGAGGCAGACGCAAGCGAAGACGACGTCCGCGACCACGACCGCGTCGACGCGGAGACGACCATCTATATGCCCGGCGAGGGCGACCGCGAGTTCCCCTCGATCGACGAGGACCACGTCCGGTCGTTCCTCGACATTCCGGCTGACGACGCGGAAGAAGAAGACGGGATGCCCGGCTTCGGCGGGCTCGCCGCCGTCGTGGCGCTGGCGGCTGCGCTGATCGCGCTTCGGCGACAGTAA
- a CDS encoding DUF63 family protein, with product MVVPDGFVLPPWYFFVPLVLLLAVVVALLWVLEPPVTDRTVVAFAPWMMLGSTFHVLYRLEAWPEPIAALFSSPTVYLTTALIAGVVWLLGSFVYAAGLQPSIERLVGVVGTGFFAVFAAVTIAHGWEVGTFSPLWPVLSVVITGIVTALAWLVLSLTYTQAVATTGMTGALVVFSQALDGVSTAVGYDVIGVHEEVPASRFILETGEALPTYEYLGAGWLFVVVKVLLALVVVGLFTDFVREAPRRGRIVLAFIAAVGLGPGVHNVLLFIAT from the coding sequence ATGGTCGTTCCAGACGGGTTCGTGCTTCCGCCGTGGTATTTTTTCGTTCCTCTCGTCTTGCTGCTTGCGGTGGTCGTGGCGCTTCTGTGGGTGCTCGAGCCGCCCGTGACCGACAGGACTGTCGTGGCGTTCGCGCCGTGGATGATGCTCGGCTCGACGTTTCACGTCCTCTACAGGCTCGAGGCGTGGCCGGAACCCATCGCGGCGCTTTTCAGCTCGCCGACGGTCTATCTCACGACGGCACTGATCGCCGGCGTCGTCTGGTTGCTCGGCAGTTTCGTCTACGCCGCCGGCTTACAGCCCTCGATCGAGCGTCTCGTCGGCGTTGTCGGCACCGGCTTTTTCGCCGTCTTCGCGGCAGTGACGATCGCCCACGGCTGGGAAGTCGGGACGTTCAGTCCGCTCTGGCCGGTACTTTCGGTCGTGATAACCGGGATCGTGACTGCACTCGCGTGGCTGGTGTTGAGTCTTACGTACACCCAGGCCGTCGCCACGACCGGCATGACGGGTGCGCTCGTCGTCTTCTCACAGGCGCTCGACGGCGTCTCGACCGCCGTCGGCTACGACGTCATCGGCGTTCACGAGGAGGTGCCGGCGTCGCGGTTCATCCTCGAGACCGGCGAAGCCCTGCCGACCTACGAGTATCTCGGCGCCGGCTGGCTGTTCGTCGTGGTGAAAGTCTTACTCGCACTCGTCGTCGTCGGGCTGTTCACGGACTTCGTCAGAGAAGCGCCCCGGCGAGGACGGATCGTCCTCGCGTTCATCGCTGCCGTCGGACTCGGACCCGGAGTCCACAACGTTCTCTTGTTCATCGCCACGTAG